One window of Leptotrichia trevisanii DSM 22070 genomic DNA carries:
- a CDS encoding tetratricopeptide repeat protein has product MKKIVLILISVLFLVSCAGNIPLSEEEKGALKKAKMEIAEMKKNSTMAEKERILQKGIEVQRKYLRIGVVYFKSVEKDIPMADYYLARNYSARGENEEALKWARKGSNRGVKEASTFAGHIYANQRDEMNARKYYIKAMDQGDYREDTLFRVWVYGEKKEIDSEVVEAFKRNLNKNIEVKNALAFYYQRHDYFDEAEKLYKELVNEKYPNAERLLGELYISKKDYIKAEEWLLKESEKLFSHSEDNVKYIEEKRARLLRLLAEVYEMKGDYGKAENNLLKAKKLAHKELALTSLAKLYEKQGKYNQALKINDELEELKKTKKRKIKS; this is encoded by the coding sequence ATGAAAAAAATAGTTTTAATTTTGATAAGTGTATTATTTTTAGTGAGCTGTGCTGGAAATATCCCATTGTCAGAGGAGGAAAAAGGAGCTTTAAAAAAGGCAAAAATGGAAATTGCTGAAATGAAGAAAAATTCGACAATGGCAGAAAAGGAAAGAATTTTGCAAAAGGGGATAGAAGTTCAGAGAAAATATTTACGAATTGGGGTAGTGTATTTTAAAAGTGTGGAAAAGGATATTCCGATGGCAGATTATTATCTGGCAAGAAATTATAGTGCGAGAGGGGAAAATGAAGAGGCACTGAAATGGGCAAGAAAAGGCTCGAACAGAGGAGTGAAGGAAGCAAGTACATTTGCAGGACATATTTATGCTAATCAGAGAGATGAAATGAATGCAAGAAAATATTATATAAAGGCAATGGATCAGGGAGATTATAGGGAAGACACCTTGTTTAGAGTGTGGGTGTATGGAGAAAAGAAAGAAATTGATAGTGAAGTGGTGGAAGCATTTAAAAGAAATTTAAATAAAAATATTGAGGTAAAAAATGCTTTGGCTTTTTATTATCAGAGGCACGATTACTTTGATGAAGCTGAAAAGCTGTACAAGGAGCTTGTTAATGAAAAATATCCGAATGCAGAAAGACTTTTAGGGGAGCTTTATATATCAAAAAAAGATTATATTAAAGCAGAAGAATGGTTATTAAAGGAATCGGAAAAATTATTTTCACATTCAGAAGACAATGTGAAATATATTGAAGAAAAAAGAGCAAGATTATTGCGTCTGTTAGCAGAAGTTTATGAAATGAAAGGAGATTATGGCAAAGCTGAAAATAACCTTTTAAAAGCAAAAAAACTTGCACATAAGGAACTTGCATTAACGAGTTTAGCCAAATTGTACGAAAAGCAGGGGAAATATAATCAAGCTCTGAAAATAAATGACGAATTAGAAGAATTGAAGAAAACAAAAAAAAGAAAAATTAAATCATAA